In one Trichlorobacter lovleyi SZ genomic region, the following are encoded:
- a CDS encoding Tex family protein, with translation MALNQQQLAAIEKIITEETGLRQGQISNTVNLLQEGATVPFIARYRKEQTGELDEVQIRTIEERLAYFTELEARRQTILASIDEQGKLTPELQARIEATRQKTELEDLYLPYKPKRRTKATIAKERGLEPLADLMAAQELTSGSALEAAAPFVDHEKEVPTPETALEGAGHILAERLADDADCRAMVRRLTWEQGVMVTKVASDKKEQVTKFEMYYDYQEPLKEIPSHRMLAMRRGEKEEVLRLSLQVPQAEILAGLKHRLIKGESVFKPWLESVAEDAYKRLIATSIEVELRLQAKDLADEAAIAIFAKNLKNLLLAPPAGGRRVLGIDPGLRAGSKLAAVDQTGRFLEHVTIYPHTGAGRVDQARADLLRLVEAHGIEMIAIGNGTAGREMELFTKETLAKAGKHLPVVMVSEAGASIYSASEIAREEFPELDLTVRGAISIARRLQDPLAELVKVDPKSIGVGQYQHDVNQAMLKKSLDEVVESGVNYVGVDLNTASWALLSYVAGVGPALGKAIARHRDENGPFSSRKGLLKVSRFGAKAFEQAAGFLRIRGGKHPLDNSAVHPERYPLVEQMAKDLGVSLEELAKTPALAEKIDLKKYVSDQVGLPTLRDILEELKKPGRDPRQQFQTADFRDDIREISDLQEGMILQGVVTNVTAFGAFVDIGVHQDGLVHVSHLANRFIKDPNDAVQVGQVVKVKVLSADPQRKRIALSIKESEPGGAAVRKAASPAAQPKQEPKSTTGGLDLSALKKSGFRVRS, from the coding sequence ATGGCATTGAATCAGCAACAGCTTGCAGCGATAGAAAAAATCATTACCGAAGAGACCGGGCTCAGGCAGGGTCAGATCAGCAACACCGTCAACCTGCTGCAGGAAGGGGCCACGGTCCCCTTTATAGCCCGTTACCGCAAGGAGCAGACCGGCGAGCTGGATGAGGTGCAGATCCGTACGATTGAGGAACGGCTGGCCTATTTCACGGAACTGGAGGCCCGGCGTCAGACCATTCTGGCCTCGATTGATGAACAGGGTAAGCTGACCCCTGAACTGCAGGCCCGTATCGAGGCGACCCGCCAGAAGACCGAACTGGAAGATCTCTATCTGCCGTACAAACCCAAGCGTCGTACCAAGGCCACCATTGCCAAGGAACGGGGACTTGAACCGCTGGCCGATCTGATGGCAGCCCAGGAGTTGACCAGCGGCAGCGCCCTGGAGGCAGCAGCCCCGTTTGTTGATCATGAAAAGGAGGTCCCCACACCTGAGACTGCCCTGGAAGGGGCCGGGCATATCCTGGCCGAGCGGTTGGCTGATGATGCCGATTGCCGGGCCATGGTGCGCCGCCTGACCTGGGAACAGGGGGTCATGGTCACCAAGGTTGCATCGGACAAGAAGGAGCAGGTCACCAAGTTTGAGATGTACTATGATTATCAGGAACCGCTGAAGGAGATCCCTTCCCACCGGATGCTGGCTATGCGACGGGGTGAAAAGGAAGAGGTGCTGCGGCTTTCCCTGCAGGTGCCCCAGGCCGAGATTCTGGCTGGCCTCAAGCATCGTCTGATCAAGGGCGAGAGTGTCTTCAAACCCTGGCTGGAATCGGTGGCTGAGGATGCCTACAAACGTTTGATCGCCACTTCCATTGAAGTTGAACTGCGGTTACAGGCCAAGGATCTGGCTGATGAGGCGGCCATTGCCATTTTCGCAAAAAACCTGAAGAACCTGCTGCTGGCCCCACCTGCCGGGGGCAGGCGGGTGCTGGGGATCGATCCAGGTCTGCGGGCCGGTTCCAAGCTGGCAGCGGTGGATCAGACCGGCAGGTTTCTGGAGCATGTCACCATCTATCCCCACACCGGCGCCGGTCGGGTGGATCAGGCCAGAGCAGACCTGCTGCGGCTGGTGGAGGCCCACGGAATTGAGATGATCGCCATCGGTAACGGCACTGCCGGGCGGGAGATGGAACTGTTCACCAAAGAGACCCTGGCCAAGGCGGGTAAACATCTGCCGGTGGTGATGGTCAGTGAGGCCGGGGCCAGTATCTATTCTGCCTCGGAGATTGCCCGGGAGGAGTTTCCTGAGCTGGACCTGACTGTGCGGGGTGCGATCTCCATTGCCCGCCGTCTGCAGGACCCGCTGGCAGAGCTGGTCAAGGTCGACCCCAAGAGCATCGGCGTGGGGCAGTATCAGCACGATGTCAATCAGGCCATGTTGAAGAAGAGTCTGGATGAGGTGGTGGAATCCGGGGTTAACTACGTGGGGGTGGATCTCAACACCGCCTCCTGGGCGTTGTTGTCCTATGTGGCCGGGGTAGGGCCTGCCCTGGGTAAGGCCATCGCCCGGCATCGTGATGAAAACGGTCCGTTCAGTTCCCGCAAAGGTCTGCTGAAGGTCTCCCGTTTTGGTGCCAAGGCCTTTGAACAGGCTGCCGGATTCCTGCGTATCCGTGGCGGGAAACATCCCCTGGATAACTCTGCAGTCCACCCGGAACGCTACCCGTTGGTGGAACAGATGGCCAAAGATCTGGGAGTCTCCCTCGAAGAGCTGGCCAAAACTCCTGCCTTGGCAGAAAAGATCGACCTGAAGAAGTACGTCAGTGATCAGGTTGGATTGCCGACCCTGCGGGATATTCTGGAGGAACTGAAAAAGCCGGGCCGTGACCCGCGCCAGCAGTTCCAGACCGCTGATTTCAGGGATGATATCCGTGAGATCAGTGACCTGCAGGAAGGGATGATCCTGCAGGGGGTGGTGACCAATGTAACCGCCTTTGGCGCCTTTGTGGATATCGGGGTGCATCAGGACGGTCTGGTGCATGTCAGCCACCTGGCCAACCGTTTTATCAAGGACCCCAATGATGCGGTACAGGTGGGGCAGGTGGTCAAGGTCAAGGTGCTGTCTGCTGATCCGCAGCGCAAGCGGATCGCCTTATCCATCAAAGAGTCTGAGCCCGGCGGTGCAGCGGTGCGTAAAGCCGCATCTCCTGCTGCCCAGCCAAAACAGGAACCAAAGAGTACAACAGGCGGCCTTGATCTGAGCGCCCTGAAAAAATCAGGATTTCGGGTCCGGAGTTAG
- a CDS encoding DUF3553 domain-containing protein yields MIIKTGAVVIHPGAAAWGVGKITEVAALKATIQFSDGIIRKIASSHYASLRPGDPADFVALVESAPVEKVRAPPKRTKKVKELAA; encoded by the coding sequence ATGATTATCAAAACAGGAGCCGTCGTCATTCATCCCGGAGCAGCTGCATGGGGCGTTGGTAAAATAACCGAGGTGGCAGCCCTGAAGGCAACCATTCAGTTCAGTGACGGCATCATCAGGAAGATCGCCTCTTCCCATTATGCCAGCCTGCGCCCCGGTGATCCGGCCGACTTTGTAGCCTTGGTGGAAAGCGCACCGGTTGAAAAGGTCCGCGCCCCCCCCAAACGGACAAAGAAAGTTAAAGAGCTGGCGGCCTAG